The Anopheles marshallii chromosome X, idAnoMarsDA_429_01, whole genome shotgun sequence genome includes a window with the following:
- the LOC128718899 gene encoding uncharacterized protein LOC128718899 has product MTTRKQTKFSTKIQFYLKHRESRILKLCNDTIGPVPNDSLSKAIFRLLSKPVDNKGIIQLFVDKGQQSAQSNATSNSSSSSSNNTVKTVLPEYQKEVERFHGRIICNDNTCIIDPVASPKNDSNSNPRTHSFRIVSFSKESEAARVGGGGGGGSDAFAATDDETGGATAEQEQAQNLITRSPASPSAVTATNVVPMAGGSTSNHKAILMCFSCKLSFGTCRSFIAHAKIEHSLTLNDYERMLLEKNYSSAIIQTNAEKQFFFLVPFEEKSSANSNSRKHVEGEERYKTNSSNSGSNSSSSSSSSNSSMNSATNAIGAGSTVGGNTHLGNSNINGNHNTSNSSGSNGNNNNSSSSSNNSTNNGILGLLSQQQLQLHQQQQQQHQQQQQHQQQHQQQQQLQLQQHHLQQTVTHPADAFPPGSIGFDAAGSFPKLAANNALLYEQSWKLAAEKYSNAMNESAAIAAAAAAAAAAAAAAAGDGDKKVTGNGGNGGGVASAAAAAVSGKLLTDFLNQQKMLSSVGENLYGKQNKFLELISSAADMKLNPLAAAAVAAVASSKGAGPGGLPDMGASGGSGGGGGGGGGAADFHLKKYSPVDLYKQLIANNFRPEAMDVGEELKSEHQISVKKLEPEPSTAFRNSNFSPNISTRNSCKTLKCPQCNWHYKYQETLEIHMREKHPDGETACSYCLAGQAHPRLARGESYTCGYKPYRCDICNYSTTTKGNLSIHMQSDKHLNNMQDLNGMMNKSNQSFLNLATLQANEKVVNSSRNQYMAAAAVAAATAPLSSMSGKLGGGGGGGGGGGVGGGVGGGGGGGSVQSKETGPVGYEAGGRPKSFFKCDICNYDTNIARNLRIHMTSEKHISNLNSFQSSYNQLKSLQSLQQQSDNLDYLSAINLNTLKEDSPMARVDEYTAAAAAAAAVAAATASAAGNNSTGSSSSLKPLSMPSSPFGAPLETATPDSLFLNQPSPFSGASEPGNDRDYHHHQLDEDKNPLHFDPPIRLSLDPVTYYSCLVCADFETNNLEELKKHVLKDRTSSAMDAILVAGQECLLCGQKAHDRSELERHLKAEHHLRRLELMIHLLEGRDKTATKLRQYVGQELYKKLQLIFPLAEEPKFPYDEMPSVSEISRSPLMLLLEPKTELIERDFATGANGIDSEQSASSSCPDNVQLKCNCCNFYTTSLEKIGIHSLSEKHIFRRICFDYLLLISSEKSTLANVGVKSEDGAKQQQQQSSPKAAQLMLTCVPCCFKTDHIYYMIHHLKKSCKVEQNINLLGLRNIFKLTAKGLDAQDAMDTGDNGLCSILQEKKMWNGENASNRQATGGCKDRCLVCSVCNKFSSKKVNVMQHLLANHNAGNELLGGAELSPAVPSHARKPFDYLRTLTEARCAQNLRQIEKVTFMSDSFALKENCNDLKHGNLAEMLEQYAARQDANDSFTARSPTLERQQYAPTLSCPLCAEAFLDQATVETHVLRVHNIKMDGLNRLLKLVDTSQFLKTTNGKQQPSSNSSSPVEKPGSPHSPSGGKEGSVSPGVPSIRCAYCKASFDTMVDLKIHCNESSHFRRSADTDDLACFLHDCKDAFDNLADLNQHFKASHLNFLISEHHTYRYRCKQCPFAFKTHEKLSRHLFYHSLRESTKCFYCDHHFKNIHSLTAHIAEKHPQEALQSGKPSPPGIASPDASILFFKDLKRKMLNSQQQQQQQRNELSPRSDRSGGRDANRDSVDEDRLSEKSVSSKSSSFYYDKSLDGSGTSEGRYTCTDCQFTFTDSGALERHLATACHMPRDDKASPDSLAASLMSSLAKHHQQQQQQQQQHQQQQVQQQSQHQPLSTTTSSTSSSSSTQMSSLFYDIKSEKFTNPNRPFKCTICMESFTQKNILLVHYNSVSHLNKLKKLKAEKGFAQMFTGSLLGADIAGAADGCTDRGKNSPSPTVPFGEKAATPFTMPAFAEGCGGTSGGGGGGGEKRKEVGDEKESARKKFKCDICNVAYTQGSTLDIHMRSVLHQTRACRLQERSLFTGQSNTAQQQAQQPSPQGAEGKKKSEFPLIHPIPESRDQSPNMLDEVSMRKLKSPSEQAQQQQQQQLHQQQALGPLFCGVPVGGNGPEKPEICVCECCYQVFPGKLMLETHLELSPECLAQRKKLLDTATGLPEPGGPIGYPSDGGFPHHQALSELAKVNALTGGFDLGAPGDAAALLGAKGLVPAMDPAATAAAAAAAANLMDPSFLKNASLLQFAATDPASKLNPNALNVLNFMHFHHLMSLSYLNLAPQLSFGGVPPKVGGGDPTKPDGSPGGGGVHGDPVTKGGKTSSGAGVVLPPVSLNGKPLDLNLLPHGLDPKLAGQSPQQLGQQPGLGGQQAQQQQQQPCTQKRARTRITDEQLRILRSHFDINNSPSEESIQEMSLKANLPQKVVKHWFRNTLFKERQRNKDSPYNFSIPPSTKLNVEEYERTGEAKVTDLETSFKSAGDVVGSLSQENSCSQSSTDMSKALNEAMKQNLSKSLLESLSKHQSATGQDLVGAAAAFHLNKSLFPDTFGGGGGGVGVGGGPDFSGPDAVGSVSDYFQRAAADAVALGAAVGGGPGSVGGPLSMAIGGAGVGGGGTGGSIVTGNGGGGGGGNGGGGGGKKKKIKSESSNDSPTPADLQLDSSNSSPMPMRPPSAISLKKHMATPPTLVVGEEMKIPSPIESPVISPPGAMGLHALPPQTQPITCSNGKRANRTRFTDYQIKVLQEFFENNSYPKDSDLEYLSKLLMLSPRVIVVWFQNARQKQRKIYENQPNPTFESDEKKAININYTCKKCNLVFQRYYELIRHQKNHCFKEESNKRSAKAQLAAAQIAHSFTSGSEDSDSSLDVSRREFQPRENDCPF; this is encoded by the exons atgactACTCGCAAACAGACAAAATTCTCCACCAAAATTCAGTTCTACCTGAAGCACAGAGAGTCGCGCATACTGAAGCTGTGCAACGATACCATAGGTCCAGTGCCGAACGATTCACTGAGCAAAGCGATCTTCAGACTGTTGTCCAAGCCGGTAGACAATAAAGGCATTATACAACTTTTTGTCGAcaag GGTCAGCAATCTGCGCAATCGAACGCCacgagcaacagcagcagtagcagcagcaacaacactgTGAAGACCGTACTGCCAGAGTATCAGAAGGAGGTGGAACGCTTCCACGGGCGCATCATCTGTAACGACAACACCTGCATCATCGACCCGGTCGCCTCTCCTAAGAACGACAGCAATTCGAATCCTCGCACACATTCCTTCCGAATTGTCTCGTTCAGCAAGGAGAGCGAAGCGGCCCGggttggtggtggcggtggcggtggtagtGACGCATTTGCCGCCACCGACGATGAGACGGGTGGTGCGACGGCCGAGCAGGAGCAGGCGCAGAACCTCATCACACGATCGCCGGCGTCACCGTCGGCGGTTACTGCCACCAACGTCGTACCGATGGCTGGTGGGTCGACCAGTAACCACAAGGCGATCCTGATGTGCTTCAGCTGCAAGCTCAGCTTCGGCACCTGCCGATCCTTTATAGCGCATGCCAAAATAGAGCACAGTCTCACACTGAACGACTACGAGCGGATGCTGCTGGAGAAGAACTACAGCAGTGCCATCATACAGACGAATGCTGAGAAGCAATTCTTTTTTCTGGTTCCTTTCGAAGAGAAATCTTCAGCCAATAGTAACAGTAGGAAGCATGTGGAGGGTGAAGAGAGATACAAGACCAATAGTAGTAATAGcggtagcaacagcagcagtagtagcagcagcagcaacagcagtatgAACAGTGCTACCAACGCGATCGGTGCCGGTAGCACGGTCGGTGGCAACACCCACCtaggcaacagcaacatcaatgGCAAtcacaacaccagcaacagcagtggcagcaatggcaacaacaacaacagcagcagcagtagcaacaacagcacgaACAATGGCATTCTCGGGTTGCTatcacagcagcagctgcaactgcatcaacaacagcagcaacaacaccaacagcagcagcagcatcaacaacaacaccaacagcagcaacaacttcAGCTACAACAGCACCACCTACAGCAGACGGTCACCCATCCTGCGGACGCGTTCCCACCCGGCAGCATCGGGTTCGATGCCGCCGGCAGCTTTCCGAAGCTCGCCGCCAACAACGCGCTGCTGTACGAGCAAAGCTGGAAGCTGGCGGCGGAAAAGTACAGCAACGCGATGAACGAAAGTGCGGCGATTGCGgcggccgccgccgccgcagctgctgcagctgccgcCGCTGCCGGTGACGGCGACAAGAAGGTAACCGGCAACGGGGGCAATGGGGGCGGGGTGGCCAGTGCTGCCGCCGCCGCGGTCAGTGGGAAGCTGTTGACCGATTTTCTGAACCAGCAGAAGATGCTCAGCAGCGTCGGGGAGAATCTGTACGGCAAGCAGAACAAGTTTCTCGAGCTGATCAGTTCGGCGGCGGACATGAAGCTGAATCCGCTGGCGGCGGCTGCGGTGGCGGCGGTAGCCTCCAGCAAGGGCGCCGGACCGGGTGGGTTGCCGGATATGGGTGCGAGCGGCGggagtggtggtggcggcggtggtggtggcggtgctgCTGACTTCCATCTGAAGAAGTACAGCCCGGTGGATTTGTACAAGCAGTTGATTGCGAACAACTTCCGACCGGAAGCGATGGACGTCGGGGAGGAGTTGAAGAGCGAACATCAGATCAGCGTGAAGAAGCTGGAACC GGAACCTTCGACTGCATTCCGGAACAGCAACTTCAGCCCGAACATTTCGACACGCAACTCCTGCAAGACGCTCAAATGTCCGCAGTGCAACTGGCATTACAAGTACCAGGAAACGCTCGAGATCCACATGCGGGAGAAGCACCCGGACGGTGAGACGGCCTGCAGCTACTGTCTGGCCGGCCAGGCCCATCCGCGCTTGGCCCGGGGGGAATCGTACACCTGCGGGTACAAGCCGTACCGGTGCGACATCTGCAACtactccaccaccaccaagggCAACCTGTCGATTCACATGCAGAGTGACAAACATCTGAACAACATGCAGGACCTGAACGGCATGATGAACAAAAGCAACCAGAGCTTCCTTAACCTCGCGACTCTGCAGGCGAACGAGAAGGTGGTGAACAGTTCGCGCAATCAGTATATGGCAGCGGCGGCCGTGGCCGCAGCGACCGCCCCACTCTCCTCGATGTCGGGCAAgcttggcggtggtggtggtggtggcggcggtggtggtgttggtggcggcgttggtggtggtggcggtggcggtagCGTCCAGTCCAAGGAGACGGGCCCGGTTGGGTATGAAGCCGGCGGTCGGCCGAAATCCTTCTTCAAGTGTGACATCTGCAACTACGACACGAACATCGCGCGCAACCTGCGCATCCACATGACGAGCGAAAAACATATCAGCAACCTGAACTCGTTCCAATCTAGCTACAATCAGCTGAAGAGCCTGCAGAGCCTGCAGCAGCAGTCGGACAATCTCGACTACCTGAGCGCGATCAATCTGAACACGCTGAAGGAGGATTCGCCGATGGCCCGGGTGGATGAGTAcacggcggcggcggcggcggctgctgcAGTCGCGGCAGCCACCGCCAGTGCCGCTGGTAATAACAGCAccggcagtagcagcagcctGAAGCCACTGTCGATGCCGTCGTCACCGTTCGGCGCACCGCTCGAGACGGCCACGCCCGATTCGCTCTTCCTGAATCAGCCGTCACCGTTCAGCGGGGCGAGCGAGCCCGGCAACGACCGGGActaccatcaccatcagctgGACGAGGACAAAAACCCGCTGCACTTCGATCCACCGATCCGGCTGTCGCTCGACCCCGTCACGTACTACAGCTGTCTCGTGTGTGCAGACTTCGAGACGAACAATCTGGAGGAGCTGAAGAAGCACGTGCTGAAGGATCGTACGAGCAGCGCGATGGATGCGATACTGGTCGCCGGCCAGGAGTGTCTCCTCTGCGGGCAGAAGGCACACGACCGGTCGGAGCTGGAACGGCACCTGAAGGCGGAGCACCATCTGCGGCGGCTCGAGCTGATGATACATCTGCTGGAGGGGCGCGACAAGACGGCGACCAAGTTGCGCCAGTACGTCGGCCAGGAGCTGTACAAGAAGCTGCAGCTCATCTTCCCGTTGGCGGAGGAACCGAAATTTCCGTACGATGAGATGCCAAGCGTCAGTGAAATTTCGCGCTCTCCGCTAATGTTGCTACTCGAGCCAAAAACCGAGCTTATCGAGCGGGATTTCGCGACCGGCGCGAACGGTATCGATAGTGAAC AATCAGCGTCCTCCTCGTGTCCGGACAATGTGCAGCTCAAGTGTAACTGTTGCAACTTCTACACCACCTCGCTGGAGAAGATCGGCATACACAGCCTGTCGGAGAAGCACATCTTCCGGCGCATCTGCTTCGACTATCTGCTGCTCATCTCGAGCGAAAAGTCCACCCTGGCGAACGTTGGCGTGAAGAGTGAAG ATGgagcaaagcagcagcagcagcaatcctCGCCGAAAGCTGCCCAGCTGATGCTGACCTGCGTGCCCTGTTGCTTCAAGACCGACCACATCTACTACATGATACACCATCTCAAGAAGAGCTGCAAGGTGGAGCAGAACATCAACCTGCTAGGGTTGCGCAACATTTTCAAGCTGACAGCTAAAG GTTTAGACGCCCAAGATGCAATGGATACGGGCGACAACGGGCTGTGCAGCATACTGCAGGAGAAGAAGATGTGGAACGGTGAGAACGCCAGCAACCGGCAGGCGACCGGTGGCTGCAAGGATCGGTGCCTCGTGTGCAGCGTCTGCAACAAGTTCTCCTCGAAGAAGGTGAACGTGATGCAGCATCTGCTCGCAAACCACAACGCGGGCAACGAGCTGCTCGGCGGTGCGGAACTGTCACCGGCCGTGCCGTCGCACGCGCGCAAACCGTTCGACTATCTGCGCACGCTGACCGAGGCCCGGTGCGCGCAGAATTTGCGCCAGATCGAGAAGGTCACCTTCATGAGTGACTCGTTCGCGCTGAAGGAAAACTGCAACGATCTGAAGCACGGCAATCTGGCGGAGATGTTGGAGCAGTACGCGGCACGGCAGGACGCGAACGACAGCTTCACCGCCCGTTCGCCAACGCTGGAGAGGCAGCAGTACGCGCCGACCCTGTCCTGTCCACTGTGTGCGGAAGCGTTCCTCGACCAGGCGACGGTGGAAACGCACGTGCTGCGCGTCCATAACATCAAGATGGACGGGTTGAATCGGCTGCTGAAGCTGGTCGATACCTCgcaatttttgaaaacgaCCAACGGCAAACAGCAGCCGTCGAGCAACAGTAGCAGCCCGGTGGAGAAGCCGGGGTCGCCCCATTCACCGTCCGGCGGCAAGGAGGGTTCGGTGTCGCCGGGCGTGCCGAGCATCCGGTGCGCGTACTGCAAGGCCTCGTTCGACACGATGGTCGACCTGAAGATACACTGCAACGAGAGCAGCCACTTTCGGCGCAGTGCGGACACGGACGATCTCGCCTGCTTCCTGCACGACTGCAAGGACGCGTTCGACAACCTGGCCGACCTGAACCAGCACTTCAAGGCGAGCCATCTGAACTTCCTCATCTCCGAGCATCACAcgtaccggtaccggtgcaAACAGTGCCCGTTCGCGTTCAAAACGCACGAGAAGCTGAGCCGCCACCTGTTCTACCATTCGCTGCGCGAGTCGACCAAGTGCTTCTACTGCGACCATCACTTCAAGAACATCCACTCGCTGACGGCCCACATCGCGGAGAAGCACCCGCAGGAGGCGCTCCAGTCCGGCAAGCCATCGCCGCCGGGCATCGCCTCACCGGACGCGTCCATACTCTTCTTCAAGGATCTCAAGCGCAAGATGCTcaacagccagcagcagcagcagcagcagcggaacGAGTTGAGTCCGCGCTCGGATCGGTCCGGCGGGCGGGACGCGAATCGGGACAGCGTCGACGAGGATCGTCTCAGCGAAAAGTCGGTCAGCTCGAAAAGTAGCAGCTTCTACTACGACAAAAGTCTCGACGGCAGCGGCACGTCCGAGGGTCGCTACACCTGCACGGACTGTCAGTTCACCTTCACCGATTCCGGTGCGCTCGAGCGCCATCTTGCCACCGCCTGTCACATGCCGCGTGACGACAAAGCGTCCCCCGACTCGCTGGCTGCCTCGCTGATGTCTTCCCTCGCCaagcatcaccagcagcagcagcagcagcagcagcaacaccagcagcaacaggtgCAGCAGCAGTCGCAACACCAACCGCTGTCGACGACGACGTCCTCCACGTCCTCCTCCTCCAGCACGCAGATGAGCTCCCTGTTCTACGACATCAAGTCGGAGAAGTTCACCAACCCGAACCGACCGTTCAAGTGCACGATCTGCATGGAGAGCTTCACGCAGAAGAACATCCTGCTGGTGCACTACAACAGCGTGTCGCATCTGAACAAGCTGAAGAAGCTGAAGGCGGAGAAGGGTTTCGCGCAGATGTTTACCGGGTCGCTGCTCGGGGCGGATATCGCCGGGGCGGCCGACGGCTGCACGGACCGGGGCAAGAACTCACCGTCGCCGACCGTGCCGTTCGGGGAGAAGGCCGCCACACCCTTCACGATGCCCGCGTTCGCGGAGGGTTGCGGTGGCaccagtggtggtggtggtggtggtggcgaaaagcgaaaggaGGTCGGTGACGAGAAGGAGTCGGCACGGAAAAAGTTCAAGTGCGACATATGCAACGTCGCGTACACGCAGGGCAGCACGCTGGACATCCACATGCGGAGCGTGCTGCACCAGACGCGTGCCTGCCGACTGCAGGAGCGCAGTCTGTTCACCGGCCAGTCGAACACGGCCCAGCAGCAGGCGCAGCAACCCTCGCCGCAGGGCGCGGAAGGCAAGAAGAAGAGTGAGTTCCCGCTGATCCATCCCATTCCCGAGAGTCGCGATCAGTCGCCCAACATGCTGGACGAGGTGTCGATGCGCAAGCTCAAGTCGCCATCGGAGCaggcgcagcagcaacagcagcagcagctccatCAGCAGCAGGCGCTCGGGCCGCTGTTTTGCGGTGTTCCCGTCGGCGGCAACGGACCGGAGAAGCCCGAAATCTGTGTCTGCGAATGCTGCTACCAGGTGTTCCCGGGTAAGCTGATGCTCGAGACGCACCTCGAGCTGAGCCCGGAGTGTCTGGCCCAGCGCAAGAAGCTGCTCGACACCGCCACCGGTCTGCCGGAGCCGGGCGGTCCGATCGGGTACCCGTCGGACGGTGGCTTCCCCCATCACCAGGCGCTCAGCGAGCTGGCGAAGGTGAACGCGCTGACCGGTGGGTTTGATCTCGGTGCGCCGGGCGACGCAGCCGCACTGCTCGGCGCGAAGGGTCTCGTGCCGGCGATGGACCCGGCCGCAACCGCCGCAGCAGCTGCCGCCGCCGCCAACCTGATGGATCCGAGCTTCCTGAAGAACGCCTCGCTGCTGCAGTTCGCCGCCACCGATCCGGCCAGCAAGCTCAACCCGAACGCACTGAACGTGCTCAACTTCATGCACTTTCACCATCTGATGTCGCTCAGCTATCTGAACCTGGCGCCGCAGCTGAGCTTCGGAGGTGTACCGCCGAAGGTGGGCGGGGGTGATCCCACCAAACCGgacggatcgcccggtggGGGTGGGGTGCACGGCGATCCCGTCACCAAGGGTGGTAAGACATCGTCCGGTGCTGGCGTCGTGCTGCCGCCCGTCAGCCTGAACGGCAAGCCGCTCGATCTGAACCTGCTGCCGCACGGGCTCGACCCCAAGCTGGCCGGCCAGTCGCCGCAGCAGCTGGGCCAGCAGCCGGGGCTCGGCGGGCAGCaggcccagcagcagcagcagcaaccctGCACCCAGAAGCGGGCCCGGACACGCATCACCGACGAGCAGCTGCGCATCCTCCGCTCCCACTTCGACATCAACAACTCGCCGAGCGAGGAAAGCATCCAGGAGATGTCGCTGAAGGCGAACCTGCCGCAGAAGGTGGTGAAGCACTGGTTCCGCAACACGCTGTTCAAGGAGCGCCAGCGCAACAAGGACAGCCCGTACAACTTCAGCATCCCACCGTCGACGAAGCTGAACGTGGAGGAGTACGAGCGAACCGGCGAGGCGAAGGTCACCGACCTGGAGACGTCGTTCAAGTCAGCGGGCGACGTGGTGGGGTCCCTGTCGCAGGAGAACTCCTGCTCCCAGAGCTCCACCGACATGAGCAAAGCGCTGAACGAGGCGATGAAGCAGAACCTGTCCAAATCGTTGCTGGAGTCGCTGAGCAAGCACCAGTCCGCCACTGGGCAGGATTTGGTTGGGGCCGCCGCAGCCTTCCACCTCAACAAGAGCCTCTTCCCGGACACGTTCGGTGGCGGAGGTGGCGGTGTCGGTGTGGGCGGTGGGCCCGATTTCTCCGGCCCGGACGCGGTCGGTTCCGTGTCGGATTACTTCCAACGGGCGGCTGCCGATGCGGTCGCGCTGGGTGCAGCTGTCGGCGGCGGCCCCGGTTCCGTCGGTGGCCCACTGTCGATGGCTATCGGCGGTGCGGGCGTTGGTGGCGGCGGTACCGGTGGATCGATCGTTACTGGcaacggtggtggcggtggggGTGGTAATGGCGGTGGAGGTGGcggcaagaagaagaagatcaaGTCGGAATCGTCCAACGACAGTCCGACGCCGGCCGACCTGCAGCTCGACTCGTCCAACTCCAGCCCGATGCCGATGCGGCCACCGAGCGCCATCTCGCTGAAGAAGCACATGGCAACGCCACCGACGCTGGTGGTGGGCGAGGAGATGAAGATACCGAGCCCGATCGAGAGCCCGGTCATTTCGCCGCCCGGTGCGATGGGGTTGCATGCGCTCCCGCCGCAAACGCAACCGATCACCTGCTCGAACGGCAAGCGGGCGAACCGGACGCGGTTCACCGACTACCAGATCAAGGTGCTGCAGGAGTTCTTCGAGAACAACTCGTACCCGAAGGACAGCGATCTGGAGTATCTCAGCAAGCTGCTGATGCTCTCACCCCGCGTTATCGTCGTGTGGTTCCAG AATGCCCGCCAGAAGCAGCGCAAAATCTACGAAAACCAGCCCAACCCGACGTTCGAGTCGGACGAGAAGAAGGCGATCAACATCAACTACACCTGCAAGAAGTGTAACCTCGTGTTCCAGCGGTACTACGAGCTGATACGCCATCAGAAGAACCACTGCTTCAAGGAGGAGAGCAACAAACGGTCCGCCAAGGCACAGTTGGCCGCCGCCCAGATCGCCCACTCGTTCACcagcggcagcgaagattCCGACTCGAGTCTCGACGTGAGCCGGCGCGAGTTTCAACCGCGCGAGAACGACTGCCCTTTCTAG
- the LOC128706933 gene encoding uncharacterized protein LOC128706933 gives MEQCNNDRPCVISSGNFFPQNSKSKQQQQQHTQAISKHLTQKDDPHLHSPHQDQSSLGEIEVILVQQHKQDALSVIIHPQESMQQINMCLGSQNPGSVDSMMSSDFQTLSPMHDRDSPVSLNTNTSYATLTPLQPLPPISTMSDKFAYSIGGNICEAFPGINSGAVGVNIEINSCYNLEKLGVIHSPVHLSAVQELSPDGGDVHGHHHHHQHPHHHHHHHHPDVLQEKGTCGLKDGLKDHLSASEKDTLADDGGKSGGGGGGGGGGGGGGGGGGVGSGSGVSGGDPCILVRASPLPPSLGTIDDRFLGSAKGAELVVRHPKDDGEQFSGTVQYLEHPNGSDVLHGTNGTGPGGGDSSGGGGGGGGGGGGGSGGVGGILTGKEHHQSVFLNKSFSSKTNISDLNLCKEIVIDDVYEESELDHVKLEEKKLEESCNQQLTNGGGQGGGLGGGKSGSCVSLGDVGCINGDIEEINTKELAHRISSELKRYSIPQAIFAQRVLCRSQGTLSDLLRNPKPWSKLKSGRETFRRMYKWIQEPEYQRMSALRLAATQSAKPVNSKKPEEPENHVMMGHTKKPRLVFTDLQRRTLQAIFKETKRPSKEMQVTIARQLGLEPTTVGNFFMNARRRSMDKWKDESMKGRSSSSDNVILEHLKDDSSDENLGYDSAFVSGDGPLEHNYQQHVLN, from the exons ATGGAGCAATGCAATAACGATCGTCCTTGTGTTATCAGTAgtggaaacttttttccccAGAACTCCAAGtcgaaacagcagcagcagcaacacacacaggcaATCAGCAAGCATCTAACGCAAAAGGATGACCCCCATCTGCACAGCCCGCACCAGGATCAGTCGTCGCTCGGCGAGATTGAGGTGATTCTCGTGCAGCAGCACAAACAGGACGCCCTATCGGTGATCATCCATCCGCAGGAGAGCATGCAGCAGATCAACATGTGCCTGGGCAGCCAGAACCCGGGCTCGGTCGACTCGATGATGTCGTCCGACTTTCAGACGCTCTCGCCGATGCACGACCGGGACTCGCCGGTCAGCCTCAACACGAACACCTCCTACGCGACGCTGACGCCCCTGCAGCCGCTACCCCCGATCTCGACGATGTCGGACAAGTTCGCGTACTCGATCGGGGGCAACATCTGCGAGGCCTTCCCGGGTATAAACAGCGGTGCGGTCGGCGTGAACATCGAGATCAACTCCTGCTACAACCTGGAAAAGCTCGGCGTCATCCATTCGCCGGTGCATCTGAGCGCGGTGCAGGAGCTGTCACCGGACGGCGGCGATGTGCACGggcatcaccatcaccatcagcatccgcaccaccaccatcaccatcaccatccggATGTGCTGCAGGAGAAGGGCACGTGCGGGCTGAAGGATGGGCTCAAGGATCATCTGTCCGCCAGCGAGAAGGACACGCTCGCGGACGATGGCGGGAAGAGCGGCGGCGGAGGCggaggtggaggtggtggtggcggcggcggcggcggcggcggggTGGGAAGTGGCAGTGGGGTCAGTGGGGGAGACCCGTGCATTTTGGTTCGTGCCTCACCGCTTCCGCCGAGCCTCGGTACGATCGACGATCGGTTCCTCGGGTCGGCGAAGGGGGCGGAGCTGGTGGTGCGGCACCCGAAGGACGATGGGGAACAGTTTAGCGGCACAGTGCAATACCTGGAACACCCGAACGGGTCGGATGTGCTACACGGCACCAACGGTACCGGTCCCGGCGGTGGTGATAGtagtggcggtggcggtggtggaggcggcggcggcggcggcggcagcgGAGGTGTGGGAGGCATCCTGACAGGCAAGGAGCACCATCAGTCGGTGTTTCTTAACAAGTCTTTCAGTTCAAAAACCAACATAAGCGACCTTAACCTGTGTAAAGAGATTGTTATCGACGACGTGTACGAGGAGTCGGAGCTGGACCACGTGAAGCTGGAGGAGAAAAAGCTGGAGGAATCGTGCAATCAACAACTGACCAATGGGGGCGGCCAGGGCGGCGGGCTCGGGGGCGGCAAGAGTGGGTCGTGCGTGTCGCTCGGGGACGTCGGCTGCATAAACGGGGACATCGAGGAGATCAACACGAAGGAGCTGGCGCACCGGATCAGCTCCGAGCTGAAGCGCTACAGCATCCCGCAGGCGATCTTCGCCCAGCGGGTGCTGTGCCGGTCGCAGGGCACGCTGTCCGATCTGCTCCGAAACCCCAAGCCCTGGTCGAAGCTGAAGTCGGGCCGCGAAACGTTCCGCCGGATGTACAAATGGATACAGGAACCGGAATATCAGCGAATGTCCGCACTCAGGCTCGCAG CAACTCAATCGGCGAAACCAG TTAACTCTAAGAAGCCAGAGGAACCCGAAAACCACGTCATGATGGGACACACGAAAAAACCTCGACTAGTCTTTACAGATCTGCAGAGAAGGACCCTTCAGGCAATTTTCAAA GAAACTAAGCGGCCTTCAAAGGAGATGCAAGTTACTATCGCTCGTCAGCTGGGCCTGGAGCCCACCACGGTCGGGAACTTTTTCATGAACGCACGGCGACGCTCGATGGACAAATGGAAAGACGAGTCGATGAAGGGTCGAAGCAGCAGTAGTGACAATGTTATACTAGAGCACCTGAAGGACGATTCGTCCGACGAGAACCTGGGCTACGATAGTGCGTTCGTGTCCGGCGACGGTCCGCTGGAGCACAACTATCAGCAACACGTTCTCAACTAa